Proteins from a single region of Sinorhizobium meliloti:
- a CDS encoding extracellular solute-binding protein — protein sequence MKYTRFLTTTALALMTGSALAESLTVYSPQGGERGAWIAEQAKAGGHDIELLNAAGGELFDRLIAEKNNPQADVVLGMIDSSMALLKGEGLFQAYSPSWATGLPAQHKDKEGIVHKFWETPIVLAYDPAKLPETQAPKGWLDLTKDEYKGKYVIGSTAWQTTRVYLAGILARFLDGNGEVTQEGWDFMGKLFANATVVNDGDARLEAFKAGGASISPDWFGGVARMSKDLGANFKIIDTGGGTPIIAEGIAIMADTDQIDQAKAFVDWWGSPEVMAAYAEKFGQTPAHPAALAKSPAKVQENANLVKAQPLDWDEIAPKLDGWLQKIELEIR from the coding sequence GTGAAATATACGCGCTTTTTGACAACTACGGCCCTCGCACTCATGACAGGATCTGCTTTGGCGGAGAGCCTGACCGTCTATTCGCCGCAGGGCGGGGAGCGCGGAGCCTGGATCGCCGAGCAGGCGAAAGCCGGCGGCCACGACATTGAGCTTTTGAACGCAGCCGGCGGTGAGCTGTTCGACCGATTGATCGCCGAGAAGAACAATCCCCAGGCCGACGTCGTATTGGGCATGATCGATTCCTCGATGGCATTGCTGAAGGGGGAGGGGTTGTTCCAAGCTTACTCGCCATCTTGGGCGACGGGTTTGCCGGCTCAGCACAAGGACAAGGAAGGCATCGTTCACAAATTCTGGGAGACGCCGATCGTGCTCGCCTATGATCCCGCCAAGCTGCCGGAAACACAGGCGCCGAAAGGTTGGCTGGACCTCACTAAGGACGAGTACAAGGGGAAATATGTGATCGGTAGCACCGCCTGGCAGACCACGCGCGTCTACCTCGCCGGAATCCTCGCGCGATTCCTCGACGGTAATGGCGAGGTCACCCAGGAAGGCTGGGACTTCATGGGCAAGCTTTTTGCCAATGCCACCGTAGTCAATGATGGGGACGCGCGGCTCGAAGCCTTTAAGGCTGGCGGCGCGTCGATCAGTCCTGATTGGTTTGGTGGGGTCGCCAGGATGAGCAAGGATCTCGGCGCGAACTTCAAGATCATCGATACCGGAGGCGGCACGCCGATTATCGCCGAAGGCATTGCGATCATGGCTGACACCGATCAGATCGATCAGGCCAAGGCGTTTGTCGACTGGTGGGGATCGCCGGAAGTGATGGCGGCTTATGCGGAGAAGTTCGGCCAGACGCCTGCGCATCCTGCGGCGCTTGCCAAGTCGCCGGCCAAGGTTCAGGAAAATGCCAACCTTGTGAAGGCGCAGCCGCTCGACTGGGATGAGATCGCGCCGAAACTGGACGGCTGGCTGCAGAAGATTGAGCTTGAGATTCGCTAA
- a CDS encoding ABC transporter ATP-binding protein produces the protein MSNAVLSIQKLEAGYGSKAVVRDFSLDVAAGEFVSLLGPSGSGKSSVLRAIAGFLPAMGGRILLEGRDITGETPERRNVGIVFQNYALFPTMTAFENIAFALRVAKRPQAEVEKRVRDMATLSGIDEQLTRNPAEMSGGQQQRVAIARALVTGSRVLLFDEPLSNLDAKVRVTMRREIKRMQREVGFTAIFVTHDQEDALTMSDRIVVLNGGRAEQIGHGRTLYRQPATPFICQFIGASNELSPPVARRLLGAKGEGRSFVRLEDVLIAENGGGGARATVSHIEFLGSHSRVYMIVEGDTISAMLLGDDLPDVGSEVWVSVRPGAVHVFGGTCL, from the coding sequence ATGTCTAACGCAGTCCTGTCAATACAAAAACTGGAAGCAGGATACGGCAGCAAGGCCGTGGTCCGAGACTTCAGCCTCGATGTCGCCGCTGGCGAGTTCGTCTCGTTGCTTGGCCCGTCCGGCAGCGGCAAGTCGAGCGTGTTGCGTGCCATCGCCGGTTTTTTACCGGCGATGGGTGGACGCATCCTTCTGGAAGGTAGAGACATCACCGGCGAAACGCCGGAGCGACGCAATGTCGGGATCGTCTTCCAGAACTACGCGCTGTTCCCGACGATGACCGCCTTCGAGAACATTGCGTTCGCGTTGCGGGTGGCGAAGCGACCGCAAGCAGAGGTGGAAAAACGCGTTCGCGATATGGCGACGCTCTCGGGTATTGACGAGCAACTGACCAGAAATCCGGCCGAGATGTCCGGCGGCCAGCAGCAGCGGGTTGCCATTGCACGCGCCCTGGTCACGGGTTCGCGCGTGCTCCTGTTCGACGAACCGCTTTCCAATCTCGACGCAAAGGTCCGGGTGACGATGCGCCGTGAGATCAAGCGGATGCAGCGGGAAGTCGGCTTCACAGCGATCTTCGTGACCCACGACCAGGAAGATGCACTGACCATGTCGGACCGGATCGTGGTCTTGAATGGCGGCCGCGCCGAGCAGATCGGCCATGGACGCACGCTCTACCGCCAACCGGCCACGCCGTTCATCTGCCAATTCATCGGCGCGTCCAACGAGCTTTCGCCGCCCGTCGCAAGGCGGCTCCTCGGCGCGAAAGGCGAGGGCCGATCGTTCGTGCGGCTCGAAGACGTGCTTATTGCTGAAAATGGCGGCGGGGGGGCGCGTGCCACTGTCAGCCATATCGAGTTTCTTGGCTCGCACAGCCGCGTCTACATGATCGTCGAGGGTGACACGATCTCCGCCATGCTCCTTGGTGACGATCTGCCCGACGTCGGCAGCGAGGTCTGGGTAAGCGTTCGCCCCGGCGCGGTTCATGTCTTCGGCGGGACCTGCCTATGA
- a CDS encoding ABC transporter permease → MTRGRIERALCWLALGVVVWAVVSFIVVPLAAAIHTALFKNGAWALSETIGQLAASKRVRTAVWNTTWMTAASIVTVTIVGVFQIAVLEYFHVRGRWLLKIAYATPLIFGGVVAAAGYNFTYGPGGAVTAALTRAIPTLPRDWFIGWLGVLVAHTFLLTSFHFLFLRAAMHRVDYATIEAARSMGATELTVLRRVVLPVIMPTMLAVTLLTIYTSIASFAAAQVLGGRDFHMLSQMVLTLQSLRRPDMAALLALMMALVLMALILLSQYFEGKRPCTAGAKATARIQLRKLRNPLANAILHFIAYALVAVYLVPVLLVVLFSLAPASSVGVEVLPSTLTLKNYIRVLSTGATFEPFLNSMLMAVLAVSAALAMTLFAVPVILRERSWLTRALDLTFLLPWVVPSILLAIGLIAAFDLPNPLVGNAVLLGRYWLLPIGYAVIILPLTVRFMRAAFLGIDPAYEEAARAMGASGFYRFRRVILPLVAPTATLVAGMTFNDLMAEYPLSAFLYNVHNKPLPIAIVDGSVSADPEQAAISLVYVTLIMAFSLVVILLAERLALGRAPETSKI, encoded by the coding sequence ATGACCCGCGGCAGAATTGAGCGGGCGCTCTGCTGGTTGGCCCTGGGGGTGGTAGTCTGGGCAGTCGTCAGCTTCATCGTTGTACCGCTGGCGGCGGCAATCCATACCGCTCTCTTCAAGAATGGCGCCTGGGCGCTCTCTGAAACGATCGGCCAGCTCGCTGCCTCGAAACGGGTCCGGACCGCGGTCTGGAATACGACATGGATGACCGCCGCTTCGATCGTCACCGTCACCATTGTCGGTGTCTTCCAGATCGCCGTGCTCGAATATTTCCATGTGCGCGGCCGTTGGCTGCTCAAGATCGCCTACGCCACGCCACTGATATTTGGCGGGGTTGTCGCCGCCGCCGGCTACAATTTCACGTATGGCCCCGGCGGTGCGGTGACGGCGGCGCTCACGCGGGCGATCCCCACCCTTCCGCGAGACTGGTTCATTGGGTGGCTTGGCGTGCTTGTCGCCCACACCTTCTTGTTGACCAGCTTCCATTTCCTTTTCCTCCGGGCAGCCATGCACCGCGTCGACTATGCCACGATCGAAGCGGCGCGCAGCATGGGCGCAACCGAGCTCACGGTCCTCCGCCGGGTCGTGCTGCCGGTCATCATGCCGACGATGCTCGCGGTGACGTTGCTGACGATTTACACCTCCATTGCCTCCTTCGCCGCTGCGCAAGTCCTCGGCGGCCGCGACTTTCATATGCTGAGCCAGATGGTGCTAACGCTGCAGAGCTTGCGGCGGCCCGACATGGCGGCGTTGCTGGCCCTGATGATGGCGCTGGTGCTGATGGCTTTGATCCTGCTCTCGCAATATTTCGAGGGCAAACGCCCCTGCACGGCCGGCGCCAAGGCAACCGCGCGGATTCAGTTGCGGAAGCTGCGCAACCCCTTAGCGAACGCCATTCTACACTTCATCGCCTATGCCTTGGTGGCCGTCTACCTGGTTCCGGTCCTGCTGGTCGTGCTGTTTTCCTTAGCGCCGGCTTCAAGCGTCGGGGTAGAGGTCCTGCCCTCGACGCTAACCCTGAAAAACTACATTCGCGTCCTTTCCACCGGGGCGACTTTCGAGCCGTTTCTAAACTCGATGCTTATGGCCGTGCTGGCGGTGTCAGCCGCGCTCGCCATGACGCTCTTTGCGGTTCCGGTGATCCTGCGTGAGCGCAGTTGGCTGACACGGGCACTGGATCTGACCTTCTTGCTGCCCTGGGTCGTTCCCAGTATCTTGCTAGCGATCGGCCTGATTGCGGCCTTCGATCTGCCCAACCCGCTCGTCGGCAATGCGGTGCTGCTCGGCCGCTATTGGCTCCTGCCGATCGGCTATGCGGTCATCATTCTGCCGCTCACAGTACGTTTCATGCGCGCCGCCTTCCTTGGCATCGACCCAGCCTACGAAGAAGCCGCACGTGCCATGGGCGCCTCCGGGTTTTATCGCTTCCGGCGCGTTATCCTCCCGCTGGTCGCGCCGACAGCGACCCTCGTCGCCGGCATGACGTTCAACGATCTGATGGCAGAGTATCCGCTCTCGGCGTTTCTCTACAACGTCCACAACAAGCCGCTACCGATCGCGATCGTTGACGGCTCCGTTTCGGCGGACCCGGAGCAGGCCGCGATCAGCCTGGTCTACGTCACCCTGATCATGGCGTTCTCGTTGGTAGTGATCCTGCTCGCCGAGCGGCTCGCTCTGGGGCGTGCACCCGAAACAAGCAAGATTTGA
- a CDS encoding sugar phosphate isomerase/epimerase family protein, translating into MDTCITVWHWPTQERWFDEGIRTSLDLVRHAGFTHINWNPDAGSSYWMADAEIEFTRRIVAEAGLKVHSVHSTNGRNTVSELIGPVPFTFESRKDIRSPHEWQRLSGVELLKNRIDLAAAFGAPNIVLHVDISDDVFRSPESETKFFAPLYRSLDELLPYCLERKVQIAAETLLDASGGSFLKLYDRLFSRYEAAFIGLCYDSGHWELLEPGGLTVLERYGNRLIATHIHDNFGAKDNHLLPFDGRLDWNAITKAIAATDYVTPLNFETPMDRYGVPDAVFYHRAHAVAARLEEMIATARRKIGE; encoded by the coding sequence ATGGATACTTGCATCACCGTCTGGCATTGGCCTACGCAGGAACGCTGGTTCGACGAGGGCATCCGCACCTCGCTCGATCTGGTCCGGCACGCCGGCTTTACCCATATCAACTGGAATCCCGATGCCGGCAGTTCGTATTGGATGGCGGATGCCGAGATCGAGTTCACGCGCCGGATCGTTGCTGAAGCAGGTCTCAAGGTGCACTCGGTCCACTCCACCAATGGCCGCAACACGGTGAGTGAGCTTATCGGGCCCGTCCCGTTCACCTTCGAGAGCCGCAAGGATATCCGCTCGCCGCACGAATGGCAGCGCCTCAGCGGCGTGGAACTGCTGAAGAACCGAATCGACTTGGCGGCGGCGTTCGGCGCGCCTAACATCGTCCTGCACGTCGACATCAGCGATGACGTCTTCCGCAGCCCCGAAAGCGAGACGAAATTCTTCGCGCCGCTCTACAGATCCCTGGATGAACTGCTCCCCTATTGTCTTGAGCGGAAGGTTCAGATCGCGGCCGAGACCCTACTCGACGCCAGCGGGGGCAGCTTCCTGAAGCTTTATGATCGGCTGTTCTCGCGCTACGAGGCAGCCTTTATCGGCCTCTGCTACGACAGTGGTCATTGGGAATTGCTGGAGCCAGGCGGGCTCACTGTCCTCGAACGCTATGGCAACCGGCTCATCGCGACGCATATCCACGACAATTTCGGCGCCAAGGACAATCACCTTCTGCCCTTTGACGGCCGACTGGACTGGAACGCGATCACCAAGGCGATCGCGGCTACTGACTATGTCACGCCGCTCAATTTCGAGACGCCAATGGACCGGTATGGCGTCCCGGATGCCGTCTTCTACCACCGTGCCCATGCGGTGGCGGCACGTCTCGAGGAAATGATTGCAACAGCACGGCGAAAGATTGGCGAGTGA
- a CDS encoding inositol monophosphatase family protein codes for MTGAFDARLEMLRCVTAEVGAFALGRFHRLAQVAVETKGIADYVSAVDRDAETLGRRLIRLAYPDDAIVGEEHAGEAAAEYWLIDPIDGTANFLSGIPFWAVSIAYVRDGEPVLGAIALPALDALFWSALDGPLHGSGALPQLPGRMPMAFGIGRNRVWKLEHRLELEARLEAQGFHITNLGSCAASLAMVAAGRLAGYVEHGTNLWDCAAGHILCKTAGRSSTITFDETGLVAVHATMAPLAQSTATT; via the coding sequence GTGACAGGTGCATTCGACGCGAGACTTGAGATGCTGCGCTGCGTAACCGCCGAGGTTGGCGCATTTGCGCTCGGCCGTTTCCATCGGCTGGCGCAGGTAGCCGTCGAGACCAAGGGCATCGCGGATTATGTCAGTGCCGTCGACCGCGACGCCGAGACACTGGGGCGCCGCCTCATCCGGCTGGCCTACCCTGACGATGCGATCGTCGGAGAAGAACATGCCGGCGAGGCGGCGGCGGAGTACTGGCTGATCGATCCGATCGACGGCACCGCCAATTTCTTGAGCGGGATACCGTTCTGGGCCGTCTCGATCGCCTATGTGCGTGACGGCGAACCAGTCCTGGGAGCGATTGCTCTGCCGGCCTTGGACGCCCTGTTCTGGTCGGCGCTTGATGGGCCGTTGCACGGAAGCGGAGCACTCCCCCAGCTGCCAGGCCGCATGCCCATGGCCTTCGGCATCGGACGTAACCGTGTCTGGAAGCTGGAACACCGCCTCGAACTCGAAGCGAGGCTCGAAGCCCAAGGGTTCCATATCACCAACCTTGGCAGTTGCGCCGCCTCGTTGGCGATGGTCGCCGCAGGCCGATTGGCCGGCTACGTCGAACACGGCACCAACCTCTGGGATTGCGCCGCCGGGCATATACTCTGCAAGACCGCCGGGCGCAGCTCGACAATCACATTCGATGAAACGGGCCTGGTCGCTGTCCACGCAACGATGGCGCCTCTCGCGCAAAGCACCGCCACAACATAG
- a CDS encoding AAA family ATPase, whose amino-acid sequence MHLHSYRLRNFRRLRNVHVELASDISIFVGANNSGKTSATQAMQMFLSGGKDAFSLYDFSSHVWSLLDELGEREGEIAEAEFPTVSLDLWFEVGAEDLYLVIPILPSTAWAGTLVGVRVELAPKNIAELMQRYRVARDDGRAKAAALVGGAGDYVPWPKSLSAYLLEELRREYELRYFVLDHTQFDAKFQAVAGYQPLPLGDDPGGAAVLKSLIKVDFLNAQRHLADPSTVSGGGRSEDLSKRLSRFYQRNLDQRQDDHQALKALFESEVGLDKHLAEVFKDTLERLGRLGYPGLNNPRLEIKSALNPASIMTQDARVHYIVGEGAQTIMLPDTYNGLGFKNLIYMVVEVLDLQERWKAEEEKRAPLHLIFIEEPEAHLHAQLQQVFIRNILDLLVIPGEAGGSFASQAVITTHSPHILYERGFQPIRYFRRDLVGNDQVTEVLNLSAFYAQETEHRDFLQRYLKLTHCDLFFSDAAVLVEGNVERLLLPIMISKAATSLRSSCICILEVGGAFGHKFKSLIEFLGIVTLIITDLDSVTLLPADHDGDDDDDDELEIEVEAPEAEAVDDFEAVLAGDAPPARAGEAVDPAPARRYGKKCLPGVVGAVTSNQTLVKWLPAKQSIDELFAATEQEKETPADGTTRVRVTYQTPVQVVWNGHNAELAGRTLEEAFGLENAEWCQTAEQKKLGLRLRGALADPAALAAGLHKRVSGDKFDKTKFALGVLTARPEEWQVPAYIRDGLIWLKAQVDLEVEAEIEGGGIGE is encoded by the coding sequence ATGCACCTACATTCCTATCGACTGCGGAATTTCCGCCGACTCCGGAACGTGCATGTCGAGCTTGCATCCGACATCTCTATTTTCGTTGGGGCTAACAACAGCGGAAAAACGTCTGCCACGCAGGCGATGCAGATGTTTCTCTCCGGCGGCAAAGATGCCTTTTCGCTGTATGATTTCAGCTCGCATGTCTGGTCGTTGCTGGATGAGCTCGGCGAACGAGAGGGTGAGATCGCCGAGGCCGAGTTTCCTACAGTCTCGCTCGACCTTTGGTTCGAGGTAGGAGCGGAAGACCTCTATCTCGTTATCCCCATCCTGCCTTCGACCGCTTGGGCCGGAACGCTCGTTGGCGTGCGCGTAGAACTCGCGCCGAAGAACATCGCGGAACTGATGCAGCGTTACCGCGTCGCTCGTGATGATGGCAGGGCGAAGGCGGCGGCGCTTGTCGGTGGCGCAGGCGATTATGTGCCTTGGCCGAAATCGCTGTCGGCTTACTTGCTTGAGGAACTGAGGCGCGAGTACGAGCTTCGCTACTTTGTCCTCGATCATACGCAGTTTGATGCGAAGTTTCAGGCGGTGGCAGGATATCAGCCGCTGCCACTGGGCGACGACCCGGGCGGCGCTGCAGTACTGAAATCGCTCATCAAGGTCGATTTCCTGAATGCGCAGCGGCACCTCGCGGACCCATCAACGGTTTCCGGCGGCGGCCGCTCTGAGGATTTGTCGAAGCGTCTAAGCCGCTTCTACCAGCGCAATCTCGATCAGCGTCAGGACGACCATCAGGCGCTCAAGGCGCTGTTCGAGTCTGAGGTGGGTCTCGACAAGCATCTCGCGGAAGTTTTCAAGGACACGTTGGAACGATTGGGGCGCTTGGGTTATCCCGGCCTCAATAATCCGCGGCTCGAAATCAAGTCGGCTCTTAACCCCGCGTCCATCATGACGCAGGACGCGCGCGTCCACTACATCGTGGGCGAAGGCGCGCAGACGATCATGCTGCCGGACACCTACAACGGGCTCGGCTTCAAGAACCTGATTTACATGGTGGTCGAAGTGCTAGACCTTCAGGAGCGCTGGAAGGCCGAAGAGGAGAAGCGCGCTCCCCTCCATCTCATTTTCATCGAGGAGCCCGAGGCGCACCTTCACGCGCAACTCCAGCAGGTATTCATTCGCAACATTCTCGACTTGCTGGTCATCCCGGGTGAGGCCGGGGGATCATTCGCCAGCCAAGCGGTCATTACGACGCACTCGCCACACATCCTGTACGAGCGCGGCTTTCAGCCGATCCGCTACTTCCGACGCGATTTGGTTGGAAACGACCAGGTCACCGAAGTGCTCAACCTCTCCGCGTTCTACGCGCAGGAAACAGAGCATCGCGATTTTCTGCAACGGTATCTGAAGCTAACCCATTGCGATTTGTTTTTCTCGGATGCCGCCGTGCTCGTGGAGGGCAACGTCGAGCGATTGCTGCTCCCGATTATGATATCGAAAGCGGCGACATCGCTAAGATCCTCCTGCATCTGCATTCTGGAGGTTGGCGGTGCCTTCGGTCATAAATTCAAATCGCTGATTGAATTCCTCGGGATCGTCACGCTGATTATCACTGACCTGGATAGCGTAACTCTGTTGCCTGCCGACCATGACGGCGACGATGACGACGATGACGAGCTTGAGATCGAAGTAGAGGCCCCAGAAGCGGAAGCCGTTGATGACTTCGAGGCGGTGTTGGCCGGTGATGCTCCGCCCGCACGGGCTGGCGAAGCCGTCGACCCTGCGCCCGCTCGTCGCTACGGTAAGAAATGCCTGCCGGGTGTGGTCGGGGCAGTCACTTCCAACCAGACGCTCGTGAAATGGCTTCCGGCAAAGCAATCGATCGACGAACTTTTCGCGGCGACGGAGCAGGAAAAGGAAACCCCGGCGGACGGCACGACCCGCGTCCGGGTGACCTATCAGACGCCCGTGCAGGTCGTGTGGAATGGTCATAACGCCGAGTTGGCCGGGCGCACCTTGGAAGAAGCCTTCGGGCTCGAGAACGCCGAATGGTGCCAGACCGCAGAACAGAAGAAATTGGGTCTGCGCTTACGCGGTGCACTGGCTGATCCTGCGGCGCTGGCCGCGGGGCTTCACAAGCGGGTGAGTGGCGACAAGTTCGACAAGACCAAGTTCGCCCTTGGGGTGCTTACGGCCCGACCGGAAGAGTGGCAGGTACCGGCGTACATTCGCGACGGTCTCATTTGGCTCAAGGCACAGGTCGATCTTGAAGTAGAAGCCGAAATTGAAGGGGGTGGGATCGGTGAGTAG
- a CDS encoding UvrD-helicase domain-containing protein produces the protein MSSRAQQPDTQADVDLRHCLEAQPPASFNMVAGAGSGKTTSLIKGLASILAIHGERLRLRRQRVACITYTEIAAGEIWADVGNTPLVHVSTIHSFLWSIARGFQQDIAAWVANRIDERIGELQHDAANFGPRVQQKTRDKNAHDIVRYEQQREAIARVRTFTYGIGSDYAKGILGHDDIIKMASQLMINRPLFRTLIAQQFPFVFVDESQDTFPVIVEALMAVQQQEQGRFCLGFFGDPMQRIYSTGIGTVPKPDDWRAIPKPENFRSPTKVLNLANAIRRGGDDLVQVGGRKKKEGEEEVPVVGTARLFVLPSDVHREERLAQVRRWIANANDDDMWRPAAENDPVKMLVIVHRMAAKRLGFGDLYAALNDKAPDSFKNGFLDGTAWPLRPLVSFLLPLADAVRDGRDFDTMRLLRLHSPLLVRANLQGVDVSERLNQLQAVSNSIGELMAPDSQSTIRAVLMLARESRLVAFDPRLSAYLEDVAAEEPEAEENEGSEAEEEEGPSNEINSMAAFLACPANQLRPYQAYVNEESPFSTQQGVKGAEFDRVLVVLDDDEGTHFQFSYEKYFGLKELSARDKKTLEEGGETGVERTRRLFYVCCTRARQDLVVVLFVADPTAAIAHIRGLGLFPEADIHSQDALA, from the coding sequence GTGAGTAGCCGCGCGCAACAGCCCGATACGCAGGCCGACGTAGATCTTCGGCACTGCCTGGAAGCGCAGCCGCCGGCCAGCTTCAACATGGTCGCTGGGGCGGGTTCGGGCAAAACCACGTCGCTGATCAAGGGACTCGCCTCAATCCTCGCAATCCACGGCGAGCGTTTGCGGTTGCGGAGGCAGCGCGTGGCTTGCATTACCTATACCGAGATCGCCGCCGGGGAGATTTGGGCGGACGTGGGAAATACCCCCCTCGTTCACGTCTCCACGATCCATAGTTTCCTTTGGTCGATCGCGCGCGGCTTCCAGCAAGACATCGCCGCTTGGGTCGCGAACAGGATCGACGAGCGGATCGGAGAATTGCAGCACGACGCTGCCAATTTTGGCCCTCGCGTTCAGCAGAAAACACGAGACAAGAACGCCCATGACATTGTGCGCTATGAGCAGCAGCGCGAGGCAATCGCTCGGGTTCGTACCTTCACTTATGGAATCGGAAGTGACTACGCCAAGGGCATCCTCGGCCACGACGACATCATCAAGATGGCTTCGCAGTTGATGATCAATCGCCCGCTTTTCCGAACTCTCATCGCGCAGCAATTTCCGTTCGTTTTCGTGGACGAGAGCCAAGACACCTTTCCCGTCATCGTCGAGGCGTTGATGGCGGTCCAGCAGCAGGAGCAGGGCCGCTTTTGCCTCGGGTTCTTCGGCGACCCAATGCAGCGCATCTATTCCACCGGCATCGGCACGGTTCCCAAACCCGACGATTGGCGGGCGATCCCAAAGCCGGAAAACTTCCGTTCGCCGACCAAGGTTTTGAACCTCGCTAACGCCATCCGTCGTGGCGGCGACGATTTGGTTCAAGTCGGTGGCCGGAAGAAGAAAGAGGGCGAGGAAGAAGTGCCGGTCGTAGGCACGGCGCGACTGTTCGTCCTGCCGAGCGACGTCCATCGCGAAGAACGCCTGGCGCAAGTTCGAAGGTGGATTGCCAACGCAAACGATGACGATATGTGGCGGCCCGCAGCCGAGAACGATCCGGTAAAAATGCTGGTGATCGTACATCGCATGGCGGCGAAGCGATTGGGTTTCGGAGACCTCTACGCTGCGCTCAACGACAAGGCGCCGGACTCCTTCAAGAATGGATTTCTGGACGGGACGGCTTGGCCGTTGCGACCATTGGTTTCGTTTCTCCTGCCGCTCGCGGACGCTGTCCGCGACGGGCGAGACTTCGATACGATGCGACTGCTTCGCCTCCATTCACCGTTGCTCGTGAGAGCCAACCTGCAAGGAGTGGACGTCAGCGAGCGCCTCAATCAACTTCAGGCTGTGAGCAATAGTATCGGTGAGCTGATGGCGCCGGACTCTCAATCGACCATCCGTGCCGTGTTGATGCTTGCCAGAGAGAGCCGCTTGGTCGCCTTTGATCCCCGGTTGTCCGCCTACCTCGAAGATGTCGCGGCGGAGGAGCCCGAGGCGGAAGAGAATGAAGGCAGTGAGGCAGAGGAGGAGGAAGGTCCTTCAAACGAGATCAATTCGATGGCTGCGTTCCTCGCGTGCCCGGCCAATCAACTCCGGCCTTATCAGGCTTACGTCAACGAGGAGTCTCCTTTCTCCACCCAGCAAGGCGTGAAGGGAGCTGAGTTTGATCGCGTGCTTGTCGTGCTCGACGACGACGAAGGCACGCACTTTCAATTCTCCTACGAGAAATACTTTGGGCTGAAGGAGCTTTCAGCGCGGGACAAAAAGACGCTGGAGGAAGGCGGCGAAACCGGCGTCGAGCGAACGAGGCGGCTCTTCTACGTGTGCTGCACACGCGCTCGGCAAGACCTAGTGGTCGTTCTTTTCGTGGCCGATCCCACTGCGGCCATAGCGCATATTCGCGGGCTCGGGCTCTTCCCGGAAGCGGATATCCACTCGCAGGACGCGCTCGCTTAG
- a CDS encoding Shedu immune nuclease family protein, protein MSFDRFAAPSQALTVSPLWLFMAKAGRDAIIRPPEYVLGIKRFHALKRELTRIANRFRREARNEKQDRIYDALLHSADRERFPRKDRKLKPDAISQLTQGYATDAGISKRDRRTAVRLVRQSVDTLAKDEPHALLALKSEIELVTLKGLIDRFNEMLTKELPESRWQAFLRDNPFILSMAFSAPAIMIQENAYVGGKRFNGSNGKFADFLMATASTGNLALIEIKRPQTNLLTQSAYRGTDVYGPSAELNGAIYQVLDQRFRLHKNLPLFKDETERNDIHAHAVRCIVIAGTSAQETHLKKSFEIIRNAFSEVTIITFDELRSRLTEIHNALSSPPKETVARPWRDDF, encoded by the coding sequence ATGAGTTTCGATCGATTTGCCGCTCCATCGCAGGCATTGACGGTATCACCACTCTGGTTGTTCATGGCCAAAGCGGGAAGGGACGCAATTATACGCCCCCCAGAATACGTTCTCGGAATAAAACGGTTTCATGCCCTGAAGCGCGAATTAACCAGGATCGCCAATCGTTTCCGCCGGGAAGCCCGAAACGAGAAGCAGGACCGCATTTACGATGCCCTTTTGCATTCAGCGGATCGCGAACGCTTCCCTCGGAAAGATAGAAAACTCAAGCCGGATGCCATTTCTCAGCTCACTCAGGGATACGCAACTGATGCCGGGATCTCGAAGCGAGATCGGCGCACAGCCGTGCGGCTCGTGCGGCAGAGCGTTGATACTCTGGCGAAAGACGAGCCCCATGCATTGCTGGCGCTAAAGAGCGAGATCGAGCTCGTTACGCTGAAGGGACTGATTGACCGCTTTAACGAAATGCTCACAAAGGAATTGCCCGAATCGAGATGGCAGGCGTTCCTGAGAGATAATCCCTTCATTCTCAGCATGGCGTTTTCCGCGCCGGCAATCATGATCCAGGAAAACGCCTATGTCGGCGGCAAACGCTTCAATGGTAGCAACGGCAAATTTGCCGATTTCCTGATGGCCACGGCTTCGACCGGCAACTTGGCCCTGATCGAAATCAAGCGGCCCCAAACCAACTTGCTAACCCAGAGCGCGTATCGAGGAACTGATGTCTACGGTCCATCGGCAGAACTGAACGGAGCCATATATCAGGTGCTGGACCAACGATTCCGGCTTCATAAAAATTTGCCGCTCTTTAAGGACGAAACTGAACGAAATGACATCCATGCGCATGCGGTGCGATGCATTGTCATCGCCGGAACGTCAGCTCAAGAGACGCATCTGAAAAAGTCTTTTGAGATCATTCGGAATGCCTTTTCCGAAGTCACGATCATCACCTTTGACGAGCTTCGCTCTAGGTTGACTGAGATTCATAACGCGCTGTCGTCTCCTCCTAAGGAGACGGTGGCGAGGCCCTGGAGAGACGACTTCTAA